A part of Primulina eburnea isolate SZY01 chromosome 10, ASM2296580v1, whole genome shotgun sequence genomic DNA contains:
- the LOC140803614 gene encoding uncharacterized protein, whose product MYRKISRNYFKPSCEIKIEQKLFLICLGRRGNTVLITERTRNASYVLEMDIDSFHWTLAKLWEYINKPQSGTMFNRFRGREAVMSMQKFVNGRGNYLEISKIVWKGKTQRIIIPSGRLNEGWKWMANTLSQISTNRWDNKSSFKDGRKTTTQTQQRGHLRQNAKDSGVPDDIGMDQLPECKSKEWRKAIIITKDCVNISWEMVTNALGKAVKRKIEVFPFQANKAVWWPQNEEDASFYLRMKKSFLENRVTLSFERWNQHSNTEEEVYECCNSWVRLLGIPWDLWSTELFKNIGQQCGGLLNISQDTILLKDLSAAKIKVMGMEGGFINRNLLIETVRGPLNIRILVDSVNIEAYAHHEKRSYAQAVVNGDRVMPGWGRGTTLKDKETGAEETHDIHPRRMNNSTLIQAQTKERVATIAKECVVMKNCNNKLKEDHQSADRGDISEGRNCTSEPCRKHRLQNGEASKRSIEDVEKDSILAGNEYWVENLNQRMRDDISDEGGEFSDAGSHISDQSDKLTRHSLEFDDLGEFFEESPSKVCKLPYIPSSHHCSSHSINVSDSLLGLGGGLEVKFGQRDSSVGHKLGVSGNKFLGHLEGGVEGEKDVGLGILESKNALQNECLERMGVEKVGLKESVMPDIRLVGHVDSGKENPREVEVNR is encoded by the exons CAAAAACTCTTCTTAATCTGTTTGGGAAGGAGGGGCAATACGGTCTTGATAACAGAGAGGACTAGGAACGCAAGTTATGTTCTGGAAATGGATATCGACAGTTTTCACTGGACATTGGCGAAGCTATGGGAATACATCAACAAACCACAATCAGGTACCATGTTCAATAGATTCAGAGGTAGAGAAGCAGTAATGTCTATGCAGAAATTTGTCAATGGTCGAGGGAATTATTTAGAAATTTCTAAGATAGTATGGAAAGGAAAGACACAACGCATTATCATACCAAGTGGACGACTAAATGAGGGATGGAAATGGATGGCTAATACTCTGTCTCAAATTTCGACAAACCGATGGGATAACAAATCGAGCTTTAAAGATGGTAGGAAGACTACGACACAAACACAGCAGCGTGGACACTTGAGGCAGAATGCCAAGGACTCGGGAGTTCCAGATGACATAGGTATGGATCAATTACCAGAATGCAAGTCTAAGGAATGGAGGAAAGCTATCATCATTACAAAGGATTGCGTCAATATATCATGGGAAATGGTGACCAACGCACTAGGGAAGGCAGTTAAAAGAAAGATCGAAGTATTTCCGTTCCAAGCCAATAAAGCAGTGTGGTGGCCACAGAATGAAGAGGATGCGTCGTTCTATTTGCGAATGAAAAAGTCTTTTCTTGAAAACAGAGTCACATTGTCTTTCGAGAG GTGGAATCAGCATAGCAACACCGAGGAGGAAGTTTACGAATGTTGCAACAGCTGGGTGCGCCTACTGGGAATACCTTGGGATCTATGGTCAACAGAGCTTTTCAAAAACATTGGTCAGCAATGTGGAGGGTTGTTGAATATCAGCCAAGATACCATCCTACTCAAAGACTTGTCGGCAGCAAAGATTAAGGTGATGGGAATGGAAGGAGGTTTCATCAATAGAAATCTTCTTATTGAAACTGTTAGAGGCCCGTTGAATATTCGGATCTTAGTGGACTCGGTCAATATTGAAGCGTATGCTCATCACGAAAAGAGATCGTATGCACAAGCGGTGGTGAACGGAGATCGAGTTATGCCAGGATGGGGTAGGGGGACAACATTAAAAGATAAAGAAACAGGAGCTGAAGAAACTCATGACATTCAcccaagaaggatgaacaacaGTACTCTCATACAAGCACAAACCAAAGAAAGAGTTGCAACGATTGCTAAGGAATGTGTAGTGATGAAGAATTGCAACAATAAACTTAAAGAGGATCATCAGAGTGCTGACAGGGGTGATATTTCCGAGGGACGGAATTGCACATCAGAACCATG CAGAAAACATCGCTTGCAAAATGGTGAAGCATCAAAGAGATCAATTGAAGATGTCGAGAAAGATTCGATTCTTGCGGGGAACGAATATTGGGTGGAGAATCTTAATCAACGAATGAGGGATGATATTTCAGACGAAGGTGGAGAGTTCAGCGACGCGGGAAGTCATATCTCAGATCAATCGGATAAGCTGACAAGGCATTCATTGGAATTCGATGATTTGGGCGAATTTTTTGAAGAATCTCCGAGTAAGGTTTGCAAATTACCCTACATTCCTTCTTCTCACCACTGTTCTTCCCATTCTATTAACGTTTCAGATTCGTTACTTGGGTTGGGGGGAGGGTTAGAGGTTAAGTTTGGGCAGAGAGATTCTTCAGTGGGTCATAAGTTGGGTGTATCTGGAAATAAATTCTTAGGGCATCTTGAGGGAGGGGTTGAAGGAGAGAAAGATGTGGGGCTGGGGATTTTGGAGTCAAAAAACGCATTACAAAATGAGTGCTTGGAAAGGATGGGTGTAGAGAAGGTGGGTTTAAAAGAGTCGGTTATGCCTGATATAAGGTTGGTAGGCCATGTTGATAGTGGTAAAGAGAATCCCAGGGAAGTTGAAGTGAATCGATGA